From Flavobacterium sp. 102, a single genomic window includes:
- a CDS encoding response regulator, whose amino-acid sequence MQKVFFLLLFVANFSFGQFKNEIDSLEFELKKVKTIEEKIKLHDLLFNRNFLDNIKIANFHKQQLFEIGKKHNNSLAFYKAYYLSGVTSSIYSKKNGAIPNLTKANQYAKKLDDVSLICESSIKLANVYIALNDFDNAQFHLKEAIKITTKRNALLELSRAYMVLGEFYQSRKAYVLALNSYLKTDSIQVNHKLDKNTLGENLMHLGQLHQELKLFNQAEKNFKAAKVLFDETQNKIGQMHAVFKLGDVYFLEKNYKNALSNYKKVYNFYENNSFIGNFSEANLSIGRVYMEEKKYKKSLEYFNKSLEIQQEGNYYHGQARSNIHIGDVYFIVEEFDKSKNHYLRALELVNKNNLNSLKSNLYLKLAKTYGKTKNYDEANKFYVLNEEIKDSISHLNENQEIFELETKYQTENKQKQIKLLSTQNELAQKEKYIYIGLLGLLALIGGSLFYSYRNKIKTAQKLKELNELKSRFFANISHEFRTPLTLIKSPVQSLQSEISDENQKSKLHLIDTNSTRMLELVDQLLELSKIDGGNLKLILKEGNISSFLHSIMEPFNFQAKENHINFSSSIEKTTENSLFDKDVIEKIVTNLVTNAFKYKAPNEAIAFGSSVTNSTLKLVVSNSGSDIKKEDLPKLFERFYQKNEDNQGVGIGLALVKELVDLCKGTIEATVSNGELSFAVNIPLLQTNDNAIVIPSKVQTANVINSSIAETELPILLIVDDNAEIRNVLKDIFKINYQIIEAQDGEAALKLAKKEIPDCIISDVMMPKIDGFEFTKQIKNNELTSFIPVILLTAKTSDEAHLEGLKSTADAFLTKPFNNEIVKATVLQLIEERKKLHTRYSQELVLRPVDIVINSVEEKFIEKLQVILEKQLSNSDFTAEDFAAEVGMSRMQLHRKLKSLLGVSSTEFLRNERLKVSTELLKKGNGNISEIAYSVGFNDVSYFSKCFKEMYHCTPTEYIEKS is encoded by the coding sequence ATGCAAAAAGTATTTTTCCTTCTCTTGTTTGTCGCAAATTTCTCGTTTGGTCAATTCAAAAACGAAATTGACTCTTTAGAATTTGAACTAAAAAAGGTAAAAACTATTGAAGAGAAAATTAAACTTCATGATTTACTCTTTAACCGAAACTTTTTGGATAACATCAAAATAGCCAATTTTCATAAACAGCAACTTTTTGAAATAGGAAAAAAACACAACAACTCACTTGCATTCTATAAGGCATATTATTTATCCGGAGTAACTTCGAGTATTTATTCAAAAAAAAATGGAGCAATACCAAACTTAACAAAAGCCAATCAATATGCTAAAAAATTAGATGATGTTTCTCTAATCTGTGAATCATCAATAAAATTAGCTAACGTATATATTGCTCTAAATGATTTTGATAATGCTCAATTTCATCTAAAAGAAGCCATAAAAATCACTACAAAAAGAAATGCTTTGTTAGAATTATCTAGAGCTTACATGGTTTTAGGAGAATTTTATCAGAGTAGAAAAGCCTATGTTTTAGCATTGAATAGTTATTTAAAAACAGATTCTATACAAGTAAATCACAAATTAGACAAAAACACATTGGGTGAAAATTTAATGCATTTAGGTCAACTTCATCAAGAATTAAAATTATTCAACCAAGCTGAGAAAAACTTTAAAGCGGCTAAAGTTCTGTTCGATGAGACTCAAAATAAAATAGGTCAAATGCATGCAGTTTTTAAACTAGGTGATGTTTATTTTTTAGAAAAAAATTACAAAAATGCACTTTCTAATTACAAAAAGGTTTATAATTTTTATGAAAACAATAGCTTTATTGGAAATTTTTCGGAAGCAAATTTGTCAATTGGTCGGGTTTATATGGAAGAAAAAAAATATAAAAAATCACTTGAATACTTTAACAAATCTTTAGAAATACAACAAGAAGGAAATTATTATCACGGACAAGCAAGAAGTAATATTCATATTGGAGATGTTTATTTTATAGTAGAGGAATTTGATAAATCAAAGAACCATTATTTACGAGCACTTGAATTGGTAAATAAAAACAACTTAAATAGCCTTAAAAGCAACTTATACTTAAAGCTAGCAAAAACCTATGGCAAAACAAAAAACTATGACGAAGCAAATAAATTTTATGTTTTAAACGAAGAAATAAAAGATAGCATTTCTCATTTGAATGAAAATCAAGAAATTTTTGAATTAGAAACCAAGTATCAAACCGAAAATAAGCAAAAACAAATCAAACTCCTTTCTACTCAAAATGAATTAGCCCAAAAAGAAAAATACATTTACATTGGTTTACTCGGCTTATTAGCCTTAATTGGAGGAAGTTTGTTCTACAGTTACCGAAATAAAATCAAAACGGCACAAAAACTCAAAGAGTTAAACGAATTGAAATCACGTTTTTTTGCCAATATTTCACACGAGTTTCGAACGCCTTTAACACTGATTAAAAGTCCGGTGCAAAGTTTGCAAAGCGAAATTTCAGATGAAAATCAGAAAAGCAAATTGCATTTAATCGACACCAATTCAACCCGAATGCTAGAATTAGTTGATCAACTACTTGAACTTTCAAAAATTGATGGTGGCAATTTAAAACTCATCTTAAAAGAAGGCAATATCAGTTCGTTTCTGCATTCAATCATGGAACCGTTCAATTTTCAGGCAAAAGAAAACCATATCAATTTCTCCTCTTCGATTGAAAAAACAACTGAAAACAGCTTATTCGATAAAGATGTAATCGAAAAAATTGTAACCAATTTGGTAACGAATGCTTTTAAATATAAAGCTCCAAATGAAGCGATAGCCTTTGGTTCATCGGTTACAAATTCCACTTTAAAATTGGTAGTTTCTAATTCCGGAAGCGATATTAAAAAGGAAGATTTACCCAAACTTTTTGAACGATTTTATCAAAAAAATGAAGACAATCAAGGCGTCGGAATTGGTCTAGCACTAGTCAAAGAATTAGTTGATTTGTGTAAAGGAACTATTGAAGCAACTGTCAGCAATGGTGAATTGTCTTTTGCAGTCAATATACCTTTATTGCAAACAAACGATAACGCCATCGTTATTCCTTCGAAAGTTCAGACTGCAAATGTCATCAATTCGAGCATTGCTGAAACAGAACTGCCTATTTTATTAATCGTTGATGACAATGCTGAAATTAGAAATGTATTGAAAGATATTTTCAAAATTAACTACCAAATTATTGAAGCGCAAGATGGTGAAGCAGCCTTAAAATTAGCCAAAAAAGAAATTCCGGATTGTATTATTTCCGATGTAATGATGCCAAAAATAGACGGATTTGAATTTACAAAACAAATCAAAAATAATGAGTTGACATCTTTTATTCCGGTTATTCTATTAACTGCCAAAACCTCAGACGAAGCACATCTTGAAGGTTTAAAAAGTACAGCCGATGCCTTCTTAACCAAACCTTTCAACAACGAAATAGTAAAAGCAACAGTGCTACAACTCATTGAAGAACGCAAAAAACTCCATACACGCTACAGCCAAGAATTGGTTTTACGTCCGGTGGATATTGTTATCAATTCAGTAGAAGAAAAATTCATCGAAAAGCTTCAAGTTATTCTAGAAAAACAACTGTCCAACTCCGACTTTACTGCCGAAGATTTCGCAGCCGAAGTTGGGATGAGCAGAATGCAATTGCATCGAAAACTAAAGTCGCTATTAGGAGTTTCTTCAACCGAATTTTTAAGAAACGAACGATTAAAAGTCAGCACCGAGTTACTCAAAAAAGGCAACGGAAACATTTCAGAAATTGCTTACTCAGTTGGGTTCAACGACGTATCATATTTTTCAAAATGTTTCAAAGAAATGTACCATTGCACGCCAACAGAATACATCGAAAAAAGCTAA
- a CDS encoding tail fiber domain-containing protein yields the protein MKKNLALLLLLPFASIAQVGINTTAPKAALDVESTNNGMLIPRVQLTSILDATTVVNPNLGPLETSTLVYNIAASGTAPNNVVAGFYYWNGSQWVTLNARAGWTLNGNTATTSPATPAIYGTSTIGATENFLGTTDNNDVVIGTDNIERFRVKHTTGNVGIGTETPISKLNVQTIDENRGITNNLIKNSGFGISSNLDNNMTINNNNLAYGIRNSFLGTGNGLKIGVRNIAAFGILGSKIGFENNFQASGNSFLYGLSNTLAHTGSDLTLGVYNQITNPLGSTGTTHGIENRITNNSTLEATGVYTEINSPDGGSGGTFGMQNFIGGRKTGNKIGVRNEITTDVPGILIGVNSRIISSPGVVSDLWGSLNDLFVFADSGGSGTINNLYGNTSRSLYGVVNYIDNGIDVTDPNNIMVGTSNYLRGLSNANKYGTLTTIEAAADGTHYGIHSTVLKPGANNFAGYFLGNVGIGTATTNTYTFPPSRGTNGQIMQTDGAGNLSWQNPATIIGNSAWSLTGNSITAGTHFIGSTNNVDVSFRRSGTNIGYLGEYNLAFGIGALQPSVGVYNVAIGVNALAALTAADQNVAVGWNALSNVTTGGNNIGIGTGATVPVAANNNQIRMGNVNIGYAGVQVAWSVTSDSRWKDNIKTSNLGLDFINKLNPVYYTRKNDETKKTEYGFIAQELDKTLTEVGATNNGIITKDDDGMLSIRYNDLLAPMVKAIQELKTENDTLKQQKEALENRLKAIEEKLNITKS from the coding sequence ATGAAAAAAAATCTAGCACTACTATTGTTACTTCCTTTCGCATCCATAGCCCAAGTAGGAATAAATACAACTGCACCAAAAGCAGCTTTAGATGTAGAATCTACCAATAACGGAATGTTAATTCCTCGTGTTCAACTTACTTCTATTTTAGATGCTACAACCGTTGTAAATCCCAATCTTGGTCCTTTAGAAACTTCTACCTTGGTATACAACATTGCCGCGTCAGGAACCGCTCCGAACAATGTTGTGGCTGGTTTTTACTATTGGAATGGTTCACAATGGGTAACACTTAATGCTAGAGCTGGCTGGACATTAAACGGAAATACAGCTACAACTTCGCCTGCAACTCCTGCAATTTATGGAACATCAACTATTGGAGCAACCGAAAACTTTTTAGGAACAACTGACAATAATGATGTAGTAATTGGAACCGATAATATTGAACGATTTCGTGTAAAACATACCACTGGAAATGTTGGCATAGGAACCGAAACACCAATTAGTAAACTCAATGTTCAAACCATCGACGAAAACAGAGGAATAACTAATAATTTGATTAAAAACTCTGGTTTTGGAATTAGTTCCAACCTTGATAATAACATGACTATAAATAATAACAACCTAGCTTATGGTATTCGAAACTCATTTTTAGGAACTGGAAACGGACTTAAAATTGGTGTTAGAAATATTGCTGCTTTTGGAATTTTAGGTTCTAAAATTGGTTTTGAAAACAACTTTCAAGCATCTGGCAATAGTTTTTTATATGGTTTAAGCAACACTCTGGCGCATACAGGAAGCGATTTAACTTTAGGCGTCTACAATCAAATTACAAATCCGCTAGGTTCAACAGGAACAACACACGGTATTGAAAATAGAATAACCAACAACAGTACTCTTGAAGCAACAGGGGTTTATACTGAAATAAACTCACCCGATGGTGGTTCAGGAGGAACTTTTGGAATGCAAAATTTCATTGGAGGAAGAAAAACAGGAAATAAAATTGGTGTTCGAAATGAAATTACAACTGACGTACCTGGAATTTTAATTGGTGTTAATTCTAGAATTATTTCAAGTCCAGGCGTAGTTTCAGATTTGTGGGGATCTTTAAATGATTTATTTGTTTTTGCAGATTCAGGCGGTTCAGGCACTATTAATAATTTATATGGAAACACGAGTAGATCTTTATACGGTGTTGTTAATTACATCGATAATGGCATAGATGTTACAGATCCTAACAATATAATGGTTGGTACAAGTAACTATTTACGTGGATTAAGCAATGCCAACAAATACGGTACATTAACAACAATAGAAGCTGCAGCTGACGGAACACACTATGGTATCCACTCAACCGTATTAAAACCTGGAGCAAATAATTTTGCTGGTTACTTTCTTGGCAATGTGGGAATTGGTACAGCAACAACCAACACCTACACTTTCCCACCATCACGTGGAACCAACGGTCAAATCATGCAAACCGATGGCGCAGGAAATCTATCTTGGCAAAACCCAGCAACAATAATAGGCAACTCAGCGTGGTCACTAACAGGAAACAGCATCACCGCCGGAACTCATTTTATTGGTTCGACCAATAATGTTGATGTCAGTTTTAGAAGAAGCGGTACAAATATCGGTTATCTAGGTGAATACAATCTTGCCTTCGGAATTGGGGCTTTACAACCTTCAGTTGGAGTTTATAACGTTGCTATTGGTGTCAATGCACTAGCTGCTTTAACTGCTGCCGATCAAAACGTAGCAGTCGGTTGGAATGCTTTATCCAACGTCACCACAGGCGGAAACAATATCGGTATCGGAACTGGTGCAACAGTACCAGTAGCAGCTAACAACAACCAAATCCGAATGGGAAATGTAAATATTGGGTATGCCGGAGTTCAAGTAGCATGGTCAGTAACATCCGATAGCCGATGGAAAGACAATATCAAAACCTCAAATTTAGGATTAGACTTCATCAACAAGTTAAACCCTGTTTACTACACTCGAAAAAACGACGAAACCAAAAAAACTGAATACGGCTTCATCGCCCAAGAACTAGACAAAACCTTAACCGAAGTTGGCGCTACTAACAACGGTATCATCACCAAAGACGATGACGGAATGTTATCTATCCGATACAACGATTTACTCGCTCCAATGGTCAAAGCCATCCAAGAATTAAAAACTGAAAACGATACTTTAAAACAACAAAAAGAAGCCCTTGAAAACCGATTAAAAGCCATTGAAGAAAAATTAAACATCACTAAGTCTTGA